The region AATACGGGGATTGGGCTGGCAATGAACGCGGCAGCGAAGGGATATAAGGCCATTCTGATCATGCCGGATAATATGACGAAGGAACGGATCAATATCTTGAAGGCTTATGGGGCGGAAGTGGTGCTGACTCCGGCGGCGGAGCGGATGCCCGGTGCGATTGCCAAGGCGGTGGAGCTGGGACGGGAGATCCCCGGCAGCTTCATTCCGCAGCAGTTCGAGAACCAGGCGAACCCGGACATTCACCGCACCACCACCGCGCCGGAAATTCTGGAGCAGATGGAAGGGCGGCTGGATGTCTTCGTTGCCACTTCCGGGACAGGCGGCACTATTACCGGAACAGGCGAGGCGCTTCGCGCGGGGCTTCCGGAGCTGCGCGTGGTTGTCGTGGAGCCCCAGGGTTCGCCGGTGTTATCCGGCGGTCAGCCCGGGCCGCATAAGCTGGTGGGGACCAGCCCCGGCTTCGTGCCGGCGATTCTGAATACCGGCATTTACGATGAGATCGTCCAGGTATCCGATGAGGATGCCTTGGAGATGGTAAGAGAACTGGCCCGTACCGAGGGAATTCTGATCGGACCTTCCGGCGGAGCCGCAGTCTGGACTGCCTTGCAGGAGGCACGGCGCCTGGGACGGGGCAAGCGGGTGTTATGTATCGCGCCGGATACCGGGGAACGTTACCTCAGCATGGGGATTTTCGACTAAATCATATTGGAGGACCGCTATGAATCAAGCGAAGCGCAGTTTCCGGTACGGGGTAAGAGCGGCTGGAAGTCTTATTCTTACAGCAGCCATAGCCGCTAGCCTGAACGGGTGTGCCCGGACGAACAGCAATGACGCTGCCAGCAGTGCAGCAGCTTCGGCCGGTCCGTCTGCCGGCAGTCCATCGCCA is a window of Paenibacillus sp. FSL H3-0469 DNA encoding:
- the cysK gene encoding cysteine synthase A — protein: MTNRVVSNITELIGGTPVVRLNRVTGPADAEVYVKLEMFNPSGSVKDRAAYNLILQAELDGRLQPGGTIIEPTSGNTGIGLAMNAAAKGYKAILIMPDNMTKERINILKAYGAEVVLTPAAERMPGAIAKAVELGREIPGSFIPQQFENQANPDIHRTTTAPEILEQMEGRLDVFVATSGTGGTITGTGEALRAGLPELRVVVVEPQGSPVLSGGQPGPHKLVGTSPGFVPAILNTGIYDEIVQVSDEDALEMVRELARTEGILIGPSGGAAVWTALQEARRLGRGKRVLCIAPDTGERYLSMGIFD